The following coding sequences lie in one Gammaproteobacteria bacterium genomic window:
- the guaB gene encoding IMP dehydrogenase, with amino-acid sequence MRIVEEALTFDDVLLVPAHSTVLPKQVSLATRLTREIKLNLPLVSAAMDTVTESRLAIALAQEGGIGIVHKNMTADEQAEEVRAVKKYESGVIKDPITVAPNTSIRDLLKLTRSANISGVPVVDGEELVGIVTNRDLRFETRFDAPVTAVMTPKERLITVKEGASREQVMALLHQHRIEKLLVVNDSFHLRGLITVKDIQKAKDKPNACKDSYGRLRVGAAVGTGAGTDERVAALVAAGVDVVVVDTAHGHSQGVIDRVRWVKKHFPEVQVIGGNIATAEAALALVDAGADAVKVGIGPGSICTTRIVSGVGVPQICAVSNVAKALAKQGVPLIADGGIRYSGDVAKAIAAGAYSVMIGGMFAGTEEAPGEVELFQGRTYKAYRGMGSLGAMQQGSSDRYFQESTDEVEKLVPEGIEGRVPYKGSILAIVHQLMGGVRASMGYTGCHNIDEMRTKPQFVRVTNAGMRESHVHDVTITREAPNYRID; translated from the coding sequence ATGCGGATCGTGGAAGAAGCCCTCACCTTTGATGACGTTTTGCTGGTACCGGCCCATTCGACGGTGCTGCCGAAGCAGGTCAGTCTGGCCACCAGGCTCACCCGTGAGATCAAGCTGAACCTGCCCCTGGTCTCGGCGGCGATGGATACCGTGACCGAGTCGCGGCTGGCGATTGCGCTGGCCCAGGAAGGCGGCATCGGTATCGTCCACAAAAACATGACGGCCGACGAACAGGCCGAAGAAGTCCGTGCGGTCAAAAAATACGAAAGCGGCGTGATCAAAGACCCGATCACCGTTGCTCCCAATACCAGCATCCGCGATCTGCTCAAACTCACTCGTTCTGCCAATATCTCCGGCGTGCCGGTGGTGGATGGCGAAGAATTGGTTGGCATTGTCACCAATCGCGATTTGCGTTTTGAAACCCGTTTTGATGCCCCCGTTACCGCGGTGATGACACCAAAAGAACGTCTAATCACTGTTAAAGAAGGGGCTTCACGCGAACAAGTGATGGCATTGCTACATCAACATCGCATCGAAAAACTGCTGGTGGTGAATGACAGTTTCCACCTGCGCGGCTTGATCACGGTTAAAGACATTCAGAAAGCCAAAGACAAACCGAATGCCTGTAAAGACAGTTACGGCCGTTTGCGTGTGGGTGCAGCGGTGGGTACAGGTGCCGGTACCGATGAGCGCGTTGCCGCGTTAGTTGCTGCTGGAGTGGATGTCGTTGTGGTCGATACCGCGCATGGTCATTCGCAAGGTGTGATTGATCGTGTGCGTTGGGTCAAAAAACATTTTCCTGAAGTGCAAGTCATTGGCGGCAATATTGCTACCGCCGAGGCCGCGCTGGCGCTGGTCGATGCCGGTGCCGATGCTGTTAAAGTTGGAATTGGTCCCGGTTCGATTTGCACCACACGTATTGTCAGTGGTGTCGGTGTACCACAAATCTGTGCCGTATCGAATGTTGCCAAGGCGCTTGCCAAGCAAGGCGTACCATTGATTGCCGATGGCGGTATTCGTTATTCGGGTGACGTCGCCAAGGCCATCGCGGCCGGTGCCTACAGCGTGATGATCGGCGGCATGTTCGCCGGTACTGAAGAAGCGCCGGGCGAGGTTGAATTGTTCCAGGGGCGTACTTACAAGGCTTATCGTGGCATGGGCTCTTTGGGCGCCATGCAGCAGGGCTCCAGTGATCGTTACTTCCAGGAAAGCACCGATGAAGTTGAAAAACTGGTGCCGGAAGGTATCGAAGGTCGCGTGCCGTACAAAGGCAGCATCCTGGCGATCGTTCATCAATTGATGGGCGGCGTTCGCGCCAGCATGGGTTACACCGGTTGTCACAATATCGACGAAATGCGCACCAAGCCGCAGTTCGTGCGCGTGACCAATGCCGGCATGCGTGAGAGTCATGTCCATGACGTGACGATCACCCGCGAAGCACCGAATTATCGCATTGATTAA
- a CDS encoding exodeoxyribonuclease VII large subunit, which produces MSEFESSPVFSGAIPERDIFTISRLVREAKAVLEGSFPLLWIEGEISNLARPSSGHFYFSLKDEAAQVRCAMFRMRNMHLGFTPENGRQILVRARVSLYEARGEFQLIVEHMEEAGHGALQRTFEQLKQKLSAEGLFDTAHKKPIPTLPRRIGVITSPTGAAIRDILSVLGRRFPAVPVLIYPVPVQGAGAGAEIAAAIRLASQRKDCDVLILSRGGGSLEDLWAFNEEVVARAIYACDIPLVSGVGHEIDFTIADFVADRRAPTPSAAAELVVPDQQAWLKSLLAQDMRLSQLLRRHLIEQRQSLTWLSKRLQQCHPGQQLRTQAQCLDELEQRLQKSLHLQLRHRASQLQTLNAKLQQHVPLNRLNQLRTLNDQLQTRLHSAWRGKLNSRKQQLAGLSRALESVSPLATLHRGYAIVEHLPDQAIIRRADDVKEGDKIRTRLSTGHLLCTIDKIGTDS; this is translated from the coding sequence ATGTCTGAATTCGAATCTTCCCCCGTATTTTCCGGCGCCATCCCCGAACGCGACATCTTCACCATCTCGCGCCTGGTGCGTGAGGCCAAGGCCGTGCTGGAAGGCAGCTTCCCTCTGCTCTGGATCGAGGGAGAAATCTCCAACCTGGCCCGCCCTTCCTCCGGTCACTTCTACTTCTCACTCAAAGACGAAGCCGCCCAGGTACGTTGCGCCATGTTCCGGATGCGCAACATGCATCTGGGATTTACCCCCGAGAACGGCCGCCAGATCCTGGTTCGGGCACGGGTGTCGCTGTATGAGGCGCGCGGTGAATTTCAACTTATCGTCGAGCACATGGAAGAAGCGGGCCACGGCGCTTTGCAACGCACCTTTGAACAACTCAAGCAAAAGCTTAGCGCCGAAGGCTTATTTGACACCGCCCATAAAAAACCTATCCCCACGCTCCCGCGCCGAATTGGCGTCATCACCTCACCGACCGGTGCTGCAATCCGCGATATTTTGAGTGTGCTTGGTCGCCGTTTCCCGGCGGTACCGGTGCTGATTTATCCAGTGCCAGTGCAAGGTGCGGGCGCTGGTGCTGAAATCGCGGCTGCGATTCGTCTTGCGTCACAGCGTAAAGATTGTGATGTACTGATTCTGAGTCGCGGTGGTGGTTCGCTGGAAGATTTATGGGCATTTAATGAAGAAGTGGTAGCACGTGCAATTTATGCTTGTGATATTCCCTTGGTCAGCGGTGTTGGCCATGAGATTGATTTCACCATTGCCGATTTTGTCGCCGATCGACGCGCGCCGACGCCTTCGGCCGCTGCAGAACTGGTCGTCCCCGATCAACAAGCGTGGCTGAAGTCACTGCTGGCGCAAGATATGCGGTTGAGTCAGTTGCTGCGCCGTCATTTGATCGAACAACGGCAAAGCCTGACCTGGCTCAGCAAGCGATTACAGCAATGCCATCCGGGTCAACAATTGCGGACTCAGGCACAATGTCTTGATGAACTCGAACAACGATTACAGAAATCACTACATCTACAGTTGCGGCATCGCGCCAGTCAGTTACAGACTTTGAACGCCAAATTACAGCAACATGTTCCACTTAATCGCCTGAATCAACTGCGCACGCTGAACGATCAACTGCAAACTCGCCTGCATAGCGCCTGGCGCGGAAAACTGAATTCACGCAAACAACAACTGGCGGGATTATCGCGGGCACTGGAGAGTGTAAGCCCCCTGGCGACCTTGCATCGCGGCTATGCCATCGTCGAACACCTACCGGATCAAGCGATTATCCGCCGTGCCGATGACGTTAAAGAAGGTGATAAAATCCGCACCCGCCTCAGCACGGGACACTTACTTTGCACTATCGACAAAATTGGAACCGATTCATGA
- a CDS encoding peptidoglycan DD-metalloendopeptidase family protein, with translation MKSSVIFLVFSLISSVVFAMDLPQQANVPGGVVLIPVGDTHSLAPVAHYNNSRVMVVRGEKEWLAMVGIPLSAKPGKQTLEIKNGDTQPLHKDFDIVDKKYVTQRLTIKDQRKVTPSEEDMVRIDKEKIEISQALALWNEQLLADNLNFSLPAQGKLSSSFGMRRIFNGEARNPHSGLDISAPEGTPIVAPADGKVIRTGDYFFNGNSIFIDHGQGLVTMFGHMATITVHDGQTVKRGEQIGTVGMTGRATGPHLHWGVSLNDARVDPSLFLRDMGISEATTSTDKEK, from the coding sequence ATGAAGTCATCCGTAATTTTTCTTGTTTTTTCGCTAATTAGCAGCGTGGTCTTTGCAATGGACTTGCCGCAACAAGCCAATGTTCCGGGTGGGGTTGTACTGATCCCTGTAGGCGACACACATTCACTCGCCCCTGTCGCGCATTACAACAATAGTCGGGTGATGGTGGTTCGCGGCGAAAAGGAATGGCTGGCGATGGTCGGCATTCCGCTATCGGCAAAACCCGGCAAACAAACGCTGGAAATTAAGAATGGTGACACCCAGCCGTTGCATAAAGATTTTGACATCGTCGACAAAAAATATGTCACTCAACGACTGACTATCAAGGATCAACGCAAGGTTACTCCGAGCGAAGAGGACATGGTGCGCATCGATAAAGAAAAAATCGAGATCAGTCAGGCGCTGGCTTTATGGAATGAACAGTTGCTTGCCGATAACCTGAACTTCTCGCTACCCGCACAAGGGAAACTCAGCAGTTCTTTTGGAATGCGTCGCATCTTTAATGGCGAGGCGCGCAATCCCCATAGCGGCCTTGATATTTCGGCCCCGGAAGGCACACCCATAGTCGCCCCTGCCGATGGTAAAGTTATTCGTACGGGGGATTATTTCTTTAACGGTAACAGCATATTCATCGATCACGGCCAGGGCTTGGTGACCATGTTTGGTCACATGGCAACCATCACGGTGCATGACGGGCAAACCGTCAAACGTGGCGAGCAAATCGGCACTGTCGGCATGACCGGCCGTGCCACCGGCCCACATTTGCATTGGGGCGTGAGCCTTAACGATGCGCGGGTTGATCCGAGCCTGTTTTTGCGAGACATGGGGATTTCTGAAGCAACGACATCTACCGACAAAGAGAAGTAG
- a CDS encoding response regulator gives MTDQLAILVVDDDSDLVAMHAAYLRHQGYEVLTATNGQEGLALVAREPSRIGVIVSDVMMPVMGGYDFCRALKEDVDTGVIPLLFVSQLTDLNEKIKGYGVGADDYIGKPVAPEELGLKVHMLLELRNKNIALRQEISESRQVAMQAMSYSSDLGQVLEFYKNTLVAKDFEQISQQLFEFTSGHGLRTTLQIISRDGLINFGDQGAVSPLESSVIELSRVKGRFFDFGARTIINYQDFSILIKNMPLEDQVRYGILKDTIGTLCNAIESRVRFLLYENAAEQKKRIVSAVVNLMEDIDKSFAGIQQANLEVVNQMMDELDEAMMDLGLTNQQEDLIRTMAGRSRDRMNDVFKRSAEMYIKFDHVREQLDEILTGEG, from the coding sequence ATGACTGATCAATTGGCTATTCTGGTGGTAGATGATGACTCAGATTTGGTGGCAATGCATGCGGCGTATTTGCGGCATCAAGGATATGAAGTGTTAACGGCGACCAATGGGCAGGAAGGGCTGGCATTGGTAGCCAGAGAGCCTTCACGAATCGGTGTGATTGTGTCGGATGTCATGATGCCGGTAATGGGGGGCTATGATTTCTGCCGTGCTTTAAAAGAAGACGTTGATACCGGTGTTATCCCTCTGTTGTTTGTGTCACAGCTGACCGATTTGAATGAAAAGATAAAAGGCTATGGTGTAGGTGCGGACGATTACATCGGTAAGCCAGTAGCACCAGAAGAGCTTGGGCTCAAGGTGCATATGCTGCTGGAATTGCGTAATAAAAATATTGCATTGCGTCAAGAGATAAGCGAGTCGCGTCAAGTCGCAATGCAGGCGATGAGTTATTCCAGTGATTTAGGACAGGTTCTTGAATTTTACAAGAACACGCTTGTCGCAAAAGATTTTGAGCAGATATCGCAGCAACTTTTCGAGTTCACCTCTGGGCATGGGCTGCGTACGACGTTGCAAATTATTTCACGTGACGGGTTGATTAATTTCGGTGATCAAGGGGCGGTGTCGCCTCTTGAATCAAGTGTGATTGAGCTCTCTCGTGTGAAGGGAAGGTTTTTTGATTTTGGTGCGCGCACAATTATTAATTACCAGGATTTTTCCATTCTGATCAAAAATATGCCGCTTGAGGATCAAGTCCGTTACGGCATTTTGAAAGATACGATCGGGACGTTGTGTAATGCCATTGAGTCGCGGGTCAGGTTTCTGCTTTATGAGAATGCGGCAGAACAGAAGAAACGCATTGTTTCGGCGGTGGTCAATTTGATGGAAGATATTGATAAATCCTTTGCCGGCATCCAGCAGGCCAATCTTGAGGTAGTGAACCAGATGATGGATGAATTGGATGAAGCAATGATGGATTTGGGGCTTACTAATCAGCAAGAAGATTTGATTCGTACGATGGCAGGCAGGAGCCGTGATCGTATGAACGATGTCTTTAAGCGCAGTGCCGAAATGTACATTAAGTTTGATCATGTGCGTGAACAGTTGGATGAAATTTTAACTGGTGAGGGTTAG
- a CDS encoding ribonucleoside reductase, translating into MTENDLTPISRYIWETKYRLVDGDMPRDQDIQATWQRVASALARLESGQQSQYQERFRHLLDGFRFLPGGRILAGAGSGHQVTLFNCFVMGEIDDSIDGIFDALKQGAITMQQGGGVGYDFSSLRPQGVQAHRVGTIASGPVSFMRIWDSMCATILSTGARRGAMMATLRCDHPDIETFITAKHDPRELRHFNLSVLVSDDFMAAVERDADWPLMFPLLADDKAEANTEIVKRTWPGRKGEVSCRVYRRVPARVLWDKLMHATYDYAEPGVLFIDRINRLNTLSYRERIAATNPCVTVDTWVQTVDGPRQVRELIGKPFHALVDGQAYASAPQGFFQTGDRQIYELKTQEGHFLHLTSNHPVRRIGYLTRWTMETSWVRVEELKPGDKVLLHDHRNHGQWAGAYGEDEGYLLGLLLGDGTFSEDAAELRVWPGKIAIGDDSKQSGVLAVMGLVENIVFRMPHRSDFIGWRISTSGYHFLKLAHLTKIAKELGVVPRNKRITPAIERCSSDFYRGLLRGLFDTDGSIQGTQQKGVSVRLAQSDSQMLESVQRMLLRLGIVSIIYRERRPSMDRLMPDGRGGSRLYPCKANHEIVIAGDNLFRFRDLIGFGDIQKHSRLESSLAGYKRKPNRPRFYAEVISINPVGMESVYDVQIPGINAFDANGFYVHNCGEIPLPPYGACDLGAINLTRFVDAPFTAQVRIDLDAVAECAAQAVRFLDNVIDVSQFPLPEQRAQAQGSRRIGLGITGLADTLIMLGLHYDSDKARAIAGSVMKTICHSAYRASIALAGEKGPFPFFEREAYLQGEFVRTLPLDLREAIARQGIRNSHLTAIAPTGTISLLANNVSSGLEPVHAFHYQRRILVDNGCYQTFSIEDDAHRRWRALYPQQALPDYFVTAAQLAPQAHLAMQAALQPYVDNAISKTITVPETYEFSAFRDLYLQAFKLGLKGCTTFRSNPVTGSVLLEEGSGDQSSHCCNMEREAD; encoded by the coding sequence ATGACTGAGAACGACCTTACCCCGATCTCACGCTATATCTGGGAGACCAAATATCGCTTGGTGGATGGCGATATGCCCAGGGACCAGGATATCCAGGCCACATGGCAGCGGGTAGCCTCTGCGCTGGCGCGGCTGGAAAGTGGGCAACAAAGCCAGTATCAGGAGCGCTTTCGCCACTTGCTCGACGGGTTTCGCTTTCTGCCCGGGGGGCGGATTTTGGCTGGGGCAGGCTCCGGCCATCAGGTGACCTTGTTCAATTGTTTTGTGATGGGTGAAATCGACGATTCCATCGACGGGATTTTCGATGCCCTCAAGCAGGGTGCCATCACCATGCAGCAAGGTGGTGGTGTGGGCTACGATTTCTCCAGTCTCCGGCCGCAAGGTGTGCAGGCGCATCGTGTCGGTACCATCGCCTCGGGCCCGGTCTCATTCATGCGGATTTGGGACAGCATGTGCGCCACTATCCTTTCCACCGGCGCGCGCCGCGGGGCGATGATGGCGACATTGCGCTGCGATCATCCGGATATCGAAACCTTCATCACCGCTAAACACGATCCCCGTGAATTGCGGCATTTTAATTTGTCGGTATTGGTCAGCGATGACTTCATGGCTGCAGTGGAGCGTGATGCAGACTGGCCATTGATGTTTCCACTATTGGCGGATGACAAGGCAGAGGCTAATACTGAGATAGTGAAGCGTACTTGGCCCGGGCGGAAAGGTGAAGTGTCTTGTCGTGTCTATCGCCGTGTGCCGGCGCGAGTACTGTGGGACAAACTGATGCATGCCACCTATGATTATGCCGAGCCCGGCGTGTTATTTATCGATCGCATCAATCGTCTTAATACGCTCAGTTACCGCGAACGGATTGCGGCGACCAATCCTTGCGTCACTGTCGACACGTGGGTTCAGACTGTAGATGGGCCGCGTCAGGTACGTGAATTGATAGGCAAACCTTTTCATGCCCTGGTGGATGGTCAAGCATATGCATCGGCTCCACAAGGATTTTTCCAAACAGGGGATCGTCAAATATATGAGTTGAAAACACAAGAAGGGCATTTTTTGCATTTGACGTCGAATCACCCGGTTCGCCGAATTGGATACTTGACGCGCTGGACGATGGAGACTTCGTGGGTTCGGGTTGAGGAGCTTAAGCCAGGAGACAAGGTTTTACTACATGACCATCGTAATCATGGTCAATGGGCAGGTGCTTATGGTGAAGATGAAGGATATCTTCTCGGATTGCTACTGGGGGATGGCACTTTTTCTGAAGATGCAGCTGAGTTGCGAGTTTGGCCGGGAAAGATCGCAATAGGGGATGATTCAAAGCAGTCAGGTGTGCTTGCAGTCATGGGCCTAGTAGAAAATATTGTTTTTCGTATGCCGCATCGAAGTGATTTTATTGGGTGGCGTATTAGCACTAGTGGGTATCATTTTTTGAAATTAGCCCATTTAACGAAAATTGCCAAGGAGCTTGGAGTTGTACCTCGTAATAAACGAATAACGCCGGCTATAGAGCGGTGTTCTAGTGATTTTTATCGGGGGTTATTGCGAGGATTATTCGATACTGATGGCTCTATTCAAGGCACGCAACAAAAAGGCGTCAGTGTCCGGTTGGCTCAAAGTGATAGTCAGATGTTGGAGTCAGTTCAACGTATGTTGCTTAGGCTGGGAATTGTCAGCATCATTTATCGTGAGCGTCGACCATCCATGGATCGACTCATGCCTGATGGAAGGGGTGGTTCACGGCTATATCCGTGCAAGGCTAACCATGAAATCGTAATTGCCGGTGATAATTTGTTCCGTTTTCGCGATCTGATTGGTTTTGGAGATATCCAGAAGCATAGTCGGCTTGAATCATCATTGGCCGGATATAAGCGTAAGCCAAATCGGCCGAGATTTTATGCTGAAGTTATTTCTATTAATCCTGTTGGCATGGAATCAGTTTACGATGTGCAGATTCCAGGAATTAATGCTTTTGATGCTAATGGATTTTATGTCCACAATTGCGGCGAAATTCCGTTGCCACCCTATGGCGCCTGTGATCTGGGTGCGATCAATTTAACGCGTTTTGTAGATGCGCCATTTACTGCACAGGTCCGCATTGATCTGGATGCTGTTGCTGAGTGTGCCGCTCAGGCCGTGCGGTTCCTGGATAATGTCATTGATGTCTCGCAGTTTCCGCTGCCGGAACAGCGGGCTCAGGCGCAAGGCAGCCGCCGCATTGGCTTGGGCATTACCGGATTGGCCGATACGCTGATCATGCTCGGCTTGCATTATGACAGTGACAAGGCGCGTGCAATCGCAGGCAGTGTGATGAAAACCATTTGTCACAGCGCCTATCGTGCCTCGATTGCATTAGCAGGTGAAAAAGGACCGTTTCCATTTTTTGAGCGGGAAGCGTATTTACAAGGTGAATTTGTACGCACTTTGCCATTGGATTTGCGCGAGGCCATCGCCCGTCAGGGAATACGCAACAGTCATTTAACGGCGATTGCGCCGACGGGCACAATCAGTCTGCTGGCCAATAATGTCTCGTCGGGATTGGAGCCAGTGCATGCCTTTCATTATCAGCGCCGCATTTTGGTGGATAATGGGTGTTATCAGACATTCAGCATCGAAGACGATGCCCATCGTCGTTGGCGGGCGCTGTATCCCCAACAAGCATTACCCGATTATTTTGTCACCGCTGCGCAGCTGGCACCGCAGGCGCATCTGGCGATGCAGGCCGCTTTGCAGCCGTATGTCGATAATGCCATTTCAAAGACAATTACCGTACCTGAAACCTATGAGTTTTCCGCGTTCCGCGATTTATACCTTCAGGCCTTCAAGCTGGGTTTGAAGGGCTGTACCACCTTCCGTAGTAATCCGGTGACGGGTTCAGTGTTGCTGGAGGAGGGCAGTGGTGATCAAAGTAGTCATTGTTGCAATATGGAGCGAGAGGCAGACTAA
- a CDS encoding DUF411 domain-containing protein, which yields MLFKFLGITLIPLLLLTGHASAASVWDKAQENYDGPLDITVHRSPACGCCKDWIAHLKKHGFKVTDIETNDVDAVKTKYQLPSQVASCHTAMISGYLIEGHVPADDIKRLLKQKPHVRGLAVPQMPKGAPGMEMGHQKDPFIVFSFDTQGNTTPFNQYWAY from the coding sequence ATGCTATTTAAGTTTCTGGGCATCACTCTGATTCCTCTTTTGCTACTGACCGGCCATGCCTCTGCCGCGAGCGTCTGGGACAAGGCGCAAGAGAACTACGATGGACCGCTCGATATTACAGTCCATCGCAGTCCAGCGTGTGGTTGCTGCAAAGATTGGATTGCGCACTTGAAAAAGCACGGTTTCAAGGTCACTGACATTGAAACCAATGACGTCGATGCCGTGAAAACAAAATATCAACTTCCCTCTCAGGTCGCCTCTTGCCACACGGCAATGATCAGCGGCTATTTAATTGAAGGCCACGTCCCCGCCGACGACATCAAACGATTACTGAAACAAAAACCACATGTGCGCGGACTTGCCGTACCACAGATGCCGAAGGGCGCGCCGGGCATGGAGATGGGCCATCAAAAAGATCCCTTCATCGTCTTTTCATTCGATACACAGGGCAACACAACACCGTTCAACCAATACTGGGCCTACTAA
- a CDS encoding sel1 repeat family protein — MDLPGSEAYQKALDFMIDKNYLEALPPLEDAALQNNSEAQYQLGLLYARGDGVAQNFPAAHEWLLRAAMQGHPKAQYYLGHMYSQGDGVEKNLQEGFVWFWLAASYGDRGSKYYMKVLMQKLSAEEYNNAEKRVHALWKQMPHDKFMAPEKAPMH; from the coding sequence ATGGACTTGCCAGGCTCGGAAGCTTATCAAAAGGCCCTGGATTTCATGATCGACAAAAATTACCTTGAAGCGTTGCCGCCACTGGAAGATGCCGCCCTACAAAACAACTCCGAGGCCCAATACCAACTCGGCTTGCTTTACGCGCGTGGCGATGGTGTCGCGCAAAACTTTCCTGCGGCACATGAATGGTTGTTACGTGCGGCCATGCAAGGACACCCGAAGGCGCAATATTACCTCGGCCACATGTATTCACAAGGCGATGGCGTTGAGAAGAATCTTCAGGAAGGCTTTGTCTGGTTCTGGCTCGCTGCCTCATACGGCGACAGGGGTTCGAAATATTATATGAAGGTATTAATGCAAAAACTCAGCGCCGAAGAATACAACAACGCTGAAAAGCGCGTGCATGCGCTCTGGAAACAAATGCCGCATGATAAATTTATGGCGCCGGAGAAGGCGCCAATGCATTAA
- the der gene encoding ribosome biogenesis GTPase Der codes for MKPVIALVGRPNVGKSTLFNRLTKTRAAIVADQPGLTRDRNYGVGRLGDKPYIVVDTGGLSGESEDLDQKMAGQVFQAINESAAVLFVVDGRDGLTAGDRTISKQLRACNKPIYVVVNKSDTVDAEMAQAEFQELGFANVFAITATHGRGVNTMIDEVLASFPDTDETDAADMAGTKVAIIGRPNVGKSTLVNRLLGEERVLAFDQPGTTRDSIFIPFEHEGKRYTLIDTAGVRRKSRVSEMIEKFSIIKTMQAIEEANVVVLVLDAHEGLSDQDATLSGYVLDSGRALVIAANKWDGLSHDVKERFKSELERRLPFLDFAETHFISALHGSGVGHLLESVDIAYEAATKDLPTPQLTRVLEDAITQHQPPLVKGRRIKLRYAHQGGKNPPTIIIHGNQTEDVPDAYRRYLMNIYRKVFKLYGTPLRIEFKGGTNPFAGRKNVLTDRQKAKKRRLKKFIKKKNK; via the coding sequence ATGAAACCCGTAATCGCCCTTGTCGGGCGGCCCAATGTCGGCAAATCGACGCTATTTAATCGCTTGACCAAGACGCGGGCGGCGATCGTTGCCGATCAGCCCGGGTTAACCCGTGACCGTAATTATGGTGTTGGCCGACTTGGCGATAAGCCCTATATTGTCGTCGATACCGGCGGCTTGAGCGGTGAAAGTGAAGACCTGGATCAAAAGATGGCCGGGCAGGTGTTTCAAGCGATCAATGAATCAGCAGCGGTGTTGTTTGTGGTGGATGGCCGTGATGGTTTGACGGCTGGCGACAGAACTATCTCCAAGCAACTGCGTGCCTGCAACAAACCCATTTATGTCGTCGTCAACAAGAGCGATACCGTCGATGCCGAGATGGCGCAGGCCGAATTCCAGGAACTTGGGTTCGCCAATGTGTTTGCGATTACCGCCACGCATGGTCGTGGCGTGAATACAATGATCGATGAGGTGCTGGCGTCATTTCCTGACACTGATGAAACCGATGCTGCTGATATGGCGGGCACCAAGGTAGCCATTATCGGTCGCCCGAACGTCGGCAAATCCACGCTGGTCAATCGGCTGCTGGGCGAAGAACGCGTGCTTGCGTTTGACCAGCCCGGCACCACGCGCGACAGTATTTTCATCCCATTCGAGCACGAAGGTAAGCGTTATACCCTGATTGACACCGCAGGTGTGCGACGGAAGAGCCGTGTTTCCGAAATGATTGAAAAATTCAGTATCATCAAAACCATGCAAGCCATCGAAGAAGCGAATGTCGTGGTGCTGGTGCTGGATGCGCACGAGGGGTTGTCCGATCAGGACGCGACCTTGTCAGGGTATGTGCTCGATAGCGGTCGTGCATTAGTCATCGCCGCCAATAAATGGGATGGCCTGAGCCACGATGTGAAGGAGCGCTTCAAGTCAGAACTGGAGCGGCGCCTGCCGTTTCTCGATTTTGCCGAGACGCACTTTATCTCCGCCCTGCACGGCAGTGGGGTGGGACATTTGCTGGAATCGGTGGACATCGCTTATGAGGCAGCCACTAAAGATTTGCCCACACCACAACTTACCCGTGTGCTGGAAGATGCCATCACCCAGCATCAACCACCATTGGTGAAAGGTCGCCGTATCAAGTTGCGCTATGCCCATCAAGGCGGAAAAAATCCGCCGACGATTATCATTCATGGTAATCAGACGGAAGACGTCCCGGATGCCTATCGTCGTTACTTGATGAATATCTACCGTAAGGTGTTCAAACTTTACGGTACACCGTTACGGATTGAGTTTAAGGGCGGCACCAATCCTTTTGCAGGTCGTAAGAACGTGCTCACTGATCGGCAAAAAGCCAAGAAAAGGCGTCTCAAGAAATTTATTAAGAAAAAGAATAAATAG
- a CDS encoding PQQ-binding-like beta-propeller repeat protein produces the protein MVDVDATPVVVEDTVFAAAYQGKVVAMALDSGRTLWSRDFGSSAGLVVDQNNVYVVDDQDQMWALDRRNGGTFWKQDQLKYRGLSAPALVDDAILVTDFEGYLHWIAREDGRMLARYQTNERGLRAGTQAQAGKIYVRSPLGVFYVLKLRHTEPMSNAGLFWFSEF, from the coding sequence TTGGTGGATGTCGATGCGACACCAGTAGTTGTGGAAGATACGGTTTTTGCCGCTGCATACCAGGGTAAGGTTGTGGCGATGGCGCTGGATTCCGGGCGTACATTGTGGTCACGGGATTTCGGATCATCAGCGGGCCTAGTGGTAGATCAGAACAATGTCTATGTCGTGGATGATCAGGATCAGATGTGGGCCCTGGATCGTCGTAACGGCGGCACGTTCTGGAAACAGGATCAACTCAAGTATCGTGGTCTGAGTGCGCCAGCCTTGGTGGATGATGCAATTCTGGTAACAGATTTCGAAGGCTATTTACACTGGATCGCTCGTGAAGATGGTCGTATGTTGGCGCGCTATCAGACCAATGAGCGAGGATTGCGTGCTGGCACCCAAGCACAAGCGGGCAAAATCTATGTGCGCTCGCCCTTGGGCGTATTCTATGTACTCAAATTGCGACACACTGAACCAATGTCGAACGCTGGATTGTTTTGGTTCTCTGAATTTTGA